The Brassica oleracea var. oleracea cultivar TO1000 chromosome C6, BOL, whole genome shotgun sequence genome includes a region encoding these proteins:
- the LOC106297707 gene encoding uncharacterized protein LOC106297707, whose amino-acid sequence MRPLAYQFFRFEIGNGRKPFFWFDDWLHVGKLIDITGAVGTHYLGVKRKARVCEAVSGLQWSVRGQRSRYFHELHDKIQNEPVPSPNGGEDLILWRHTGDEYRDHFLANETLNQIRDKHEEVGWSSSVWIAQGVPRFAFITCLAVKNRLATGDRMRTWGIQQDCVLCGEKDKTRDHLFFACPYSYTVWDRLASKLIGSSINPDWNDNLPLLKNGSFT is encoded by the coding sequence ATGCGGCCTTTGGCTTATCAGTTTTTTCGATTTGAGATTGGTAATGGCAGGAAGCCTTTCTTTTGGTTTGATGATTGGTTGCATGTTGGGAAGCTTATTGATATCACTGGAGCGGTCGGTACTCACTATCTGGGTGTTAAACGAAAGGCGCGAGTTTGCGAAGCTGTTTCGGGACTGCAGTGGAGTGTACGGGGGCAGAGGAGTAGGTACTTTCACGAGCTGCATGACAAGATTCAGAACGAACCAGTTCCAAGTCCTAATGGTGGGGAAGATTTGATTCTATGGAGACACACGGGAGACGAATATCGTGATCATTTCTTAGCTAATGAAACTTTGAACCAAATACGGGATAAGCATGAGGAAGTTGGATGGAGCAGCAGTGTTTGGATCGCTCAGGGGGTTCCTAGGTTTGCGTTCATAACGTGCCTGGCGGTTAAGAACAGGCTTGCTACTGGTGATAGAATGCGGACATGGGGCATTCAGCAGGACTGTGTTCTTTGTGGGGAGAAAGATAAGACACGAGATCACTTATTCTTTGCTTGTCCCTACTCCTACACAGTGTGGGATAGGCTAGCAAGCAAGTTAATTGGCTCGTCCATTAACCCAGATTGGAATGATAATCTTCCGTTGCTTAAAAATGGGAGTTTCACTTGA
- the LOC106297708 gene encoding uncharacterized protein LOC106297708 has product MTARILGGDFRVLGEKVQDENMEEIGEHGRPAGDPPDAPDSWVKKVLGCNEGGMPVPEEIVDESFVESNLKLQFLNGEDGEPVITIGEEVLIAMNGLWKRYMIGKVLGRSIPLLSLTRRLKELWKPAGSMFVMDLPKNFFMVRFGVDEEYMNALSGGPWRAFGSYLMVQAWTPEFDPLRDEIVTTPVWVRLAHIPVNFYHKTILMGIAKGLGKPIKVDCTTLKVERARFARICGIFAGDGELDRNEKNFGHVYDKSNAQEKLAEMENLELDEAEASASQGREILESVVA; this is encoded by the exons ATGACGGCTAGGATTTTGGGTGGTGATTTTAGGGTTTTGGGTGAGAAAGTGCAGGATGAAAATATGGAGGAGATTGGGGAGCATGGGAGACCGGCCGGAGATCCACCGGATGCTCCAGACTCTTGGGTGAAGAAGGTATTAGGGTGCAATGAAGGAGGGATGCCTGTACCGGAGGAGATTGTGGACGAGTCTTTTGTGGAATCAAATCTGAAACTACAGTTCCTGAATGGTGAGGATGGAGAACCGGTGATAACGATTGGAGAGGAGGTTTTGATTGCTATGAATGGTTTATGGAAGAGATATATGATTGGTAAGGTCTTGGGGAGGAGTATCCCATTATTGAGCTTAACGAGAAGGCTGAAGGAGCTATGGAAACCTGCGGGATCAATGTTTGTGATGGATCTCCCGAAGAATTTTTTCATGGTTCGTTTTGGAGTAGATGAGGAGTATATGAATGCGCTATCAGGTGGCCCATGGAGGGCTTTTGGGAGTTACCTTATGGTGCAAGCATGGACGCCTGAGTTTGATCCGCTGAGGGATGAGATAGTTACGACACCGGTTTGGGTTCGTTTAGCACATATCCCAGTTAATTTTTATCATAAAACGATACTGATGGGGATTGCCAAGGGGTTAGGAAAACCGATTAAGGTTGACTGCACCACGCTAAAAGTCGAAAGAGCTAGATTTGCGAGAATTT GTGGTATTTTCGCAGGAGATGGGGAGCTAGACAGAAATGAGAAAAATTTTGGGCATGTGTACGATAAAAGCAACGCTCAGGAGAAACTTGCAGAGATGGAGAATCTGGAGTTGGATGAGGCAGAAGCTAGTGCGAGCCAAGGACGAGAAATCCTAGAGAGTGTGGTGGCATAA
- the LOC106297710 gene encoding uncharacterized protein LOC106297710 has protein sequence MDKALMALSLEEEDEPFDMPDLPQYKSCERNSRSIIGRILNPDCQKMPGLIREMPRTWQKQGKVRGIALSKERFQFVFDHEHDLLEVLEKGVHTFNDWTLAIDRWVEKPPEDYLQFIPLWVQIRNLPVNYYTKEAITALGEKIGAVKVVAFDPDKPQVQDYVRIQVRFDVSRPLRKSKVVNLPEGGSAVVLFNYERIRKRCYECQRLNHGKDICPLLNRNREAAALRSKRVIMDSHRNEVILHQDDPLFGVLSEDQVGICKMTGRRKIAPEVLEEMRRYLLMATEEDKKIRIDRVRSSVAEAEKDPFLQKTMLRLETAPTFTNQIDKGKGIVYDFDLNTSAEPRLEDKDSADKLMASAIKANIAGSLVHRWEDLRVSDRKADLGSIVHQAFLPHEPSSSKVSERGLLFDSEQLGNKAREETRLWYVAQNLERRADDHRDPSIQAPVTWKCPPVDFLKCNIGFKWEKKKKIAGAAWVVRDSSGTVLLHSRRSFGEVESKSEAQFVSVAWAIESMKNHRYLKVHFAFEGRMLVNAIIRPREWPSSSK, from the exons ATGGATAAAGCGTTGATGGCTCTATCGTTGGAAGAGGAAGATGAACCGTTCGATATGCCTGATCTTCCACAGTACAAATCGTGTGAAAGAAACTCCCGAAGTATTATCGGAAGGATTCTTAATCCAGACTGCCAGAAGATGCCGGGTTTGATTCGCGAGATGCCAAGAACGTGGCAGAAGCAAGGGAAAGTTAGAGGAATAGCTTTGTCCAAGGAACGGTTCCAGTTTGTTTTTGATCATGAACATGATCTGCTGGAGGTTCTAGAAAAAGGTGTTCATACCTTCAACGACTGGACTTTAGCGATTGATCGATGGGTGGAGAAGCCTCCTGAGGATTACTTACAGTTCATCCCTTTATGGGTTCAAATCAGAAATCTCCCTGTCAATTATTATACGAAGGAAGCTATTACCGCTCTTGGTGAGAAGATAGGTGCAGTCAAGGTGGTTGCTTTTGATCCTGACAAGCCACAAGTGCAAGACTATGTAAGGATCCAAGTACGATTCGATGTCTCCAGACCACTACGGAAATCAAAAGTTGTTAATCTTCCGGAGGGAGGCTCTGCAGTGGTTCTCTTTAACTATGAGAGAATAAGGAAGCGATGCTATGAATGTCAAAGATTGAACCACGGAAAAGATATTTGTCCACTTCTGAATAGGAATCGGGAGGCTGCTGCTCTGAGGAGTAAGCGGGTTATCATGGACAGTCACAGAAATGAAGTCATCTTGCATCAAGACGATCCTCTGTTTGGGGTTCTTTCTGAAGATCAAGTTGGAATTTGCAAGATGACAGGAAGAAGGAAAATAGCGCCAGAGGTTTTGGAAGAAATGAGAAGATATTTATTAATGGCAACAGAGGAAGATAAGAAGATTAGAATTGACCGGGTCAGATCATCAGTAGCTGAAGCGGAGAAGGACCCTTTTCTGCAGAAGACAATGTTGCGCCTAGAAACTGCTCCGACCTTTACCAATCAAATTGACAAAGGAAAGGGTATTGTCTATGATTTCGACCTTAATACTTCCGCTGAGCCAAGATTGGAAGACAAAGATTCTGCTGACAAACTGATGGCTTCTGCAATCAAAGCTAATATCGCAGGTAGCTTGGTTCATCGCTGGGAAGATTTGAGGGTATCAGATAGAAAGGCGGATCTTGGGAGTATTGTTCATCAGGCCTTCCTTCCTCATGAACCTTCCTCGTCAAAGGTGTCAGAGAGAG GTTTATTGTTCGACAGTGAGCAATTGGGAAACAAAGCTCGAGAGGAAACCCGTTTATGGTATGTAGCTCAGAATTTGGAAAGGAGGGCAGATGATCATAGGGATCCATCTATCCAAGCCCCAGTCACTTGGAAGTGCCCTCCGGTGGATTTCCTCAAGTGCAATATTGGTTTCAAATGGGAGAAGAAAAAGAAAATTGCAGGGGCGGCTTGGGTAGTGAGAGACTCATCAGGTACAGTTCTTCTCCATAGCAGACGGTCTTTTGGGGAAGTGGAATCGAAAAGTGAAGCCCAGTTTGTCAGTGTTGCTTGGGCTATTGAAAGCATGAAGAATCACAGATACTTAAAGGTACACTTTGCTTTTGAAGGAAGAATGCTAGTAAATGCCATCATCAGACCTCGCGAATGGCCTTCAAGTTCAAAGTGA